A single window of Streptomyces griseoviridis DNA harbors:
- a CDS encoding YybH family protein, whose amino-acid sequence MSRIIADLEKRTELYVDAFNAGDADALEDFYTEEAIAVWEPGKPLTGQARRDYQRAFLSRGPRITAVPRQSFVTGDTALLIVDWTIDTVDESGTAEQLRGIGVDVLRLGEDAVWRYAVDDPYGQED is encoded by the coding sequence ATGTCGCGAATAATCGCTGATCTGGAAAAGCGCACCGAACTCTATGTCGATGCCTTCAACGCGGGCGACGCGGACGCACTCGAGGATTTCTACACCGAAGAGGCCATCGCGGTCTGGGAACCGGGCAAGCCGCTGACGGGGCAGGCCCGCAGGGACTACCAGCGCGCGTTCCTGTCCCGCGGGCCGCGGATCACCGCCGTGCCGCGGCAGTCCTTCGTCACGGGTGACACCGCGCTGCTGATCGTCGACTGGACCATCGACACGGTCGACGAGTCGGGGACGGCCGAACAGCTGCGCGGGATCGGCGTGGACGTGCTGCGCCTGGGCGAGGACGCGGTCTGGCGCTACGCGGTGGACGACCCCTACGGCCAGGAGGACTGA
- a CDS encoding YybH family protein: MAFNFAVDFDPAHPDLTSDAEVANEIFLQVFNSGDGELFNRLYLEDSISNFSGEPLTGAARLAFFKEFLSSKPTLKAAITFSYVAGDVALMGVDYSIRGTGPDGSPTLLEGVCTDVLRRQKDGRWLMAVDRPVAAKGLVSE; encoded by the coding sequence ATGGCCTTCAACTTCGCCGTCGACTTCGACCCCGCCCACCCCGACCTCACCAGTGACGCCGAGGTCGCGAACGAGATCTTCCTCCAGGTCTTCAACTCCGGTGACGGCGAGCTGTTCAACCGCCTGTACCTGGAGGACTCCATCTCGAACTTCTCCGGCGAGCCCCTCACCGGCGCGGCGCGCCTGGCCTTCTTCAAGGAGTTCCTCTCCTCGAAGCCGACGCTGAAGGCCGCGATCACGTTCTCGTACGTCGCCGGTGACGTGGCGCTCATGGGTGTCGACTACAGCATCAGGGGCACCGGCCCGGACGGCTCACCCACCCTCCTCGAAGGCGTGTGCACGGATGTCCTGCGGCGCCAGAAGGACGGCCGCTGGCTGATGGCCGTCGACCGTCCGGTGGCCGCGAAGGGACTCGTCTCCGAATAG
- a CDS encoding flavin reductase family protein, translated as MSRFTTGVTVITVGQEHLHAMTANAFSSVSLDPPSVLCSVGHGAVMHQALTDSGRFAVNILGAEQEPLARHFADKNRTLGAAQFDGIEWWPGTHTGAPLLAGSLAWVECELTDAHSFGDHTIFIGTVLEAGRGSDGHELIFVNGSFGRPEPSTR; from the coding sequence ATGTCCCGTTTCACGACCGGCGTCACGGTCATCACCGTCGGTCAGGAGCATCTGCACGCCATGACGGCGAACGCCTTCAGCTCCGTGTCGCTCGACCCGCCCTCGGTGCTGTGCAGCGTCGGCCACGGCGCCGTGATGCACCAGGCGCTGACCGACTCCGGCCGGTTCGCCGTCAACATCCTCGGAGCCGAACAGGAGCCCCTCGCCCGGCACTTCGCCGACAAGAACCGCACCCTCGGTGCCGCGCAGTTCGACGGGATCGAGTGGTGGCCAGGCACCCACACGGGCGCCCCGCTGCTCGCCGGCTCGCTGGCCTGGGTGGAGTGCGAACTGACCGACGCGCACTCGTTCGGCGACCACACCATCTTCATAGGGACGGTGCTGGAGGCCGGGCGCGGCAGCGACGGTCACGAACTGATCTTCGTCAACGGCTCTTTCGGCCGCCCGGAGCCGTCCACGCGCTGA